A single genomic interval of Thiobacter sp. AK1 harbors:
- a CDS encoding DNA polymerase III subunit chi, which yields MTRIDFYTHVEDRFRFACKLCTKAVASRLRVAVLTADEDATERLDRLLWSLPAISFVPHVRADSALAAVTPVLIHHDPTGFLHDDLLINLSDDRPAVFARFKRLIEIVSTDEADVLRARERFRFYRDRGYALATHDMTGRK from the coding sequence GTGACGCGCATCGACTTCTACACCCACGTCGAGGACCGCTTCCGCTTTGCCTGCAAACTATGTACCAAGGCGGTGGCGAGCCGCCTGCGGGTGGCTGTGTTGACCGCCGACGAGGACGCCACCGAGCGTCTCGACCGCCTGCTGTGGTCGCTGCCTGCCATAAGCTTCGTCCCCCACGTGCGCGCCGATTCGGCCCTGGCAGCGGTCACCCCCGTGCTCATCCACCACGACCCCACCGGCTTTCTCCACGACGATCTACTGATCAATCTCAGCGACGATCGCCCCGCGGTGTTCGCGCGCTTCAAGCGCCTGATCGAGATCGTCAGCACGGATGAGGCAGACGTCCTGCGGGCGCGGGAGCGCTTCCGCTTCTATCGCGACCGGGGCTACGCGCTTGCCACCCACGACATGACAGGCCGGAAATGA